The genomic segment GGTGGGAAGCTCGGGATTTTCCAACAGACATTTTCAAGATTAGATCTGTTGTCAGGGTGGAAAACAGCAACTTGGGACTCAACTTTGGTCCAAAAGATGCTCTTTTTCAGGTTGCTGTAATTTTCTATGCTCCAATATGAAATGTAGTTTTCATGTTTTCTTATTAGATACCGATGTTAACCCGAGATTGATCAACTAAAAAATATTGCAGATGTATCAACAAGATGATTCTCTTGCAGTAATGGGATGTGGTTTAGGTGGCGGTTCTTTAGTGAACGCCGGAGTTATGATGCCTACGCCCGTACGTGCACGAAGGGATGCGAAATGGCCAAAGGATTGGGAAAAGGATTGGGAGAGATGTGAGGCATTAGCTTCGGATATGTTAAGGATTCAGAAGCTTCCTTTCAAGTTTCAGAATGCTAAGATCATGGAAGATGTGGTTGACGAAGATTATAATACGAATACCGACTCTCTGCTTAAGTTGAGCGTGAATTTTAATGATGAAGACGGGGAGAATCGAGAGACTGGAAGTTGTCTCGCATGTGGGAATTGTCTTGCTGGCTGTCCTTACAATGCGAAAAATTCAACCGATAAAAATTACCTGCTCTCTGCTATCCAGGTATGTTTTCTGCATCAATAAAACAAGATAATCTAACCATTTGTTTTGTACTCTTCATTTTAAGGTTATAGGTGAACTTTAAAGTAAATTTTCTGGTTACAGGCAGGATGTACGATAAAAACAGAATGCGAGGTTCAATATGTTGTAAGAAACGATTACGAAGACAGTCCACGCAAAGAAGAAGGAAGATTCAAAACCGAAACCAGGCGTAGATGGCTTGTGTTTTTCAATGAAATAGATTATGTTGAGTCTGATATCGTTATTCTTTCAGGTACGTCTGCATTGGCGATGAGTCGATGACTTAGTGGCAACCTTGTTTTAAGGTTGTAAATTTAATAAGTTTAGTTTCTTTTTCGCAGGTGGAGTATTTGGTACAGCCAAAATACTTTCTCAATCTCAAATGAGAGGATTATCAGTTTCACAGAAGCTTGGCTTTGGATTGAGTTGCAATGGCAATAATGTTGCTTACTTGGTCGGAACCTCGGCCCCGGTGAACGCATCAGGTCTAAATAAACAGCAGTTTTCAGGGATCCCTTTCCATGAAAGACCTGGACCTTCCATTTCTTCATCATACACTTCTTCATTGGGGATCACTATTCAGGTTAttgataataaattttatatgaaattAGGACAGAGTAAAGATTTTGAACCGGCATGATTTTTAAGACTTTCATCTCTTGCTTCAGAGTGCAGTAATCCCAGCGGCTTATCCTCGCCTCCTAATTAAAGGTATTATGTATAAATGGCAATCCGGGGGCTGGCTCTTACACGAAATAATAGAAAGCATCAAGCATCTTATGGGTTCGAAACGCAGCCAAGAAATGGCTTTGAATGGCATGGGATATGATGACAGTAATGGGAGGCTCACGTTTGAAAAAAGCACATGCAAAATTCGCTTTCAGCCCCCTCACGATCCTCTGCTCCCACGAAAGATCGAAGCTTTCCAAAAACTCGCTAAGAGACTAGGAGGAACACTTTTCATTTCACGATATAGGAGCACTTCAGTACACCACTTAGGCGGGTGTATTGCTTCTTCCAATGTTTCATCTGGTGTGTGCAATCCTGCAGGTCAAGTTTTTgataacatgtctcaaaccgGGGTGCACCCTGGACTCTACATTTGTGATGCATCAATGATTCCCTGCTCTGTTGGAATCAACCCTTGTCTAACTATTGCTACGGCTGCTGAGCACGTATCCAGACGCCTTGTACAGAATGCTAGTGGGTACATCAGAAGTAGAAAATTCGATACAAAACAAGGTTCGATCTCAATTAGTAAGATGATGGGACTGTGGACCAGAAGTTATGGTTCAAGAAACCATGAGAGGCCAAGTTGGTGGCATGCCATGTACTGCTTACCTCAAAatgaaattcgaaaattttCGAGAAATCTTGACAACAAGGGTATGGTTGCTGGAGAATCTCACCCCCTTCTACGAGGGAGAGTTGGTGGGCATGTCGTATGTAAGGCTATAGAAATCGATTCAATGTATATTATTCATGGTGAAGTTGACTTGTGCAAAACAGATATCAGAACTCCTTATACACAATATATGCATTATTATCTCCTCCTCGCAGCATCTTCTGGTTCAAGGTCTGATTCTGTTATTATTTATTGCCTCGTATACTTAAGTCTGGAATAAGTTTCCTGACTGTGATGAGTAATGACAATCATTTGATTTTGCAGATATCTTCTTGAAGGGAAAAAGATAATGAATCCTTCTCTTCTGGCTCTATATGCATGGAGCGAATCCACGACATTGAACGTGACATTGAGAAAAATCACAAACAATGATCAAGAAGGAGAATCGATGAATCTACAAGGGAAGCTTCATATTTCAACGATTGAGCTTATGAAAAGCTTATGGAGCCTTGAAGGTGGAAGCAAGAGAATTTTCGTCTATCTTCTTTTGCAATCTCTGTGGAGAACATACATCCTCCAAGAACCTCGAGGAAGACACCTCGATTTCGCCTCCAAGGACTTGGAAGCCGGCCCTTATCCAGACAGTACGATTCATGAGATTAGAACGAGTAAGGAGTCTGGACCTTAACAGAATTCAATGCTTGTTTGCTACATTTTGACAGGAAAATTCCCAGCTTGACATGATAATGTAAATTTGCAGACGACGACTTTATAATCTCTTGCCAGCAATGGGAAAGCAGCCAAAGCACCGGAGAGCTTGTGTACAAGAAAAAACCATATCCTGTCTTGCTTATCAATGGGTACTCAACCGAAAGCTATAGCTTACCAACGGAGCCTAACGATCTCGTTAGAACTATGGTAAAAGAGGGGCATGATGTATGGCTACTGAGG from the Primulina eburnea isolate SZY01 chromosome 3, ASM2296580v1, whole genome shotgun sequence genome contains:
- the LOC140826062 gene encoding uncharacterized protein, which translates into the protein MEKSNLQDFHHTGNDQGYDAIVIGSGYGGSVPACRLSMAGFKVCLMEKGRRWEARDFPTDIFKIRSVVRVENSNLGLNFGPKDALFQMYQQDDSLAVMGCGLGGGSLVNAGVMMPTPVRARRDAKWPKDWEKDWERCEALASDMLRIQKLPFKFQNAKIMEDVVDEDYNTNTDSLLKLSVNFNDEDGENRETGSCLACGNCLAGCPYNAKNSTDKNYLLSAIQAGCTIKTECEVQYVVRNDYEDSPRKEEGRFKTETRRRWLVFFNEIDYVESDIVILSGGVFGTAKILSQSQMRGLSVSQKLGFGLSCNGNNVAYLVGTSAPVNASGLNKQQFSGIPFHERPGPSISSSYTSSLGITIQSAVIPAAYPRLLIKGIMYKWQSGGWLLHEIIESIKHLMGSKRSQEMALNGMGYDDSNGRLTFEKSTCKIRFQPPHDPLLPRKIEAFQKLAKRLGGTLFISRYRSTSVHHLGGCIASSNVSSGVCNPAGQVFDNMSQTGVHPGLYICDASMIPCSVGINPCLTIATAAEHVSRRLVQNASGYIRSRKFDTKQGSISISKMMGLWTRSYGSRNHERPSWWHAMYCLPQNEIRKFSRNLDNKGMVAGESHPLLRGRVGGHVVCKAIEIDSMYIIHGEVDLCKTDIRTPYTQYMHYYLLLAASSGSRYLLEGKKIMNPSLLALYAWSESTTLNVTLRKITNNDQEGESMNLQGKLHISTIELMKSLWSLEGGSKRIFVYLLLQSLWRTYILQEPRGRHLDFASKDLEAGPYPDSTIHEIRTNDDFIISCQQWESSQSTGELVYKKKPYPVLLINGYSTESYSLPTEPNDLVRTMVKEGHDVWLLRTRVHPSYSLDRFSVDDIGRFDITAAIDKIVQFYGEPTKVHIVAHCVGGLAIHIALMGGHVSAKKIASLSCTNSSMFFKLTTSSLVKMWLPLTPISMAILGKNKTLPLLGKTTSFRYSLLKSIARLIPRCERCACDECEVFSGIFGNAFWHENVSHTMHCWLNKINVTSLPMAGFTHLRKICNAGFILDSNGNNTYMVHPERMALPTLYISGGRTLLVTPETSFLANKYMKLHQPNYRHERVVVDGFGHSDLLIGEKSYEKVFPHITTHIRLAEKDRISSVDSRDNRYKKEVLGWSEDTHEDGGSVGIWVFCLIFFVIVVMLKSFSFSYFS